In Snodgrassella alvi wkB2, the DNA window CCCAAATGGTAATAGGTAATACAATGATAGGTTTGATGATTGTTACCCACGAGACAGTAGGGCAGGCAAATATGCAATTAATCCGGCATATTTTTGGCTCTGTACCTGATAAAGTTACTTTAATCGGGGTACGTAGTAGTGATTCAGTTGAAAGTATACATGCTGAGGTTGTAGAAAAACTGGCTTCTTTGGATTATGGTCACGGTGTATTGATTCTCACTGATATTTTCGGCGCTACACCTTGTAATCTGGTGCGCCGGTTAATTCAGAGTGACAATGTAATTCTGCTAACTGGTCTTAATGCTCCAATGCTGGTTAAGGCACTTCAACATTTTACTAAAGCAGATGATGTACATAAATTTGCAGATGAAGTTAAAGCTGCTGCTATTGCCGGCATTATGACTATTTCTAATCAGGATGAGCTTTGAAATGGTAAAAAAGGAAATTGAGATTATTAACAAGCTTGGTTTGCATGCACGGGCGTCAAATAAATTTACTCAGGTAGCCAGCCGGTTTCAGTGCGAAGTATGGGTAACCCGGAAAGATCGCCGCGTTAATGGTAAAAGCATTATGGGACTAATGATGCTGGCTGCGGCACAAGGTAGTGTAGTTGAGCTGGAAACTGACGGTGTTGACGAAAGCCAGGCAATGCAAGCACTGGTTGAGCTGATTAATAATTATTTTGGTGAAGACGAATAATGAGTATCGTCCTGCATGGTGTTGCAGTAGGGGCCGGTGTTGCTATCGGTCGTGCTCATCTGGTGGTGCGCGGTATGGATGATGTGCCACATCAGGAGTTGTCGATTGAAGAAGTGCCCGCAGAAGTTGCCCGTTATGAGCAGGCAATCAAAACAACTCGCCGTCAGTTAGAGCAGTTGCGTACAGATATTCCGCAAAATGCACCTTCAGAACTGGGAGCGTTTATTTCTCTGCACCTGATGCTGGTAGGTGATGTAAGTCTGTCCAGAGAGCCTGTAGATATTATTGAAGCACAATGTGTTAATGCAGAGTGGGCATTAAAACTGCAAACGGATAAACTTTCAGATCAGTTTGATGCAATTGAAGATAATTATTTACGCGCACGCAAGCAGGATATGCTGCAAGTAGTTGAGCGTATTTTTAAAAATCTGATAGGTTTATCGACAGAAGTCGTGACTGAAGCGGAAGATTTTGAAGAAGATACGATTCTTGTTGCCCACGATTTATCGCCGGCAGATACGGTGTTTTTTAAAGACAGCCGTATTGCTGCATTTGTTACTGATGCCGGCGGGCCAACCAGTCATACCGCGATTCTAGGGCGTAGCCTGGATATTCCCTCTGTGATTGCACTGGGCTATGCGCGGGAATTAATTAATGAAGATGAGCTGATTATTGTAGATGGCACAATGGGTGTAGTTATTATTGCACCTGATGATGTTATTTTAAAGGAATATCGCCGACGTTTGCGGGAATTTCGCAGCTTAAGACGGCAGTTAAATAAACTTAAGAATACGGCAGCAACAACATTAGATGGAATCAATATTGAGTTGTTGGGTAATATTGAAAGTGCTAATGACATAAAAGCACTGCATAGTCTGGGTATGGATGGTATCGGACTATATCGCAGTGAGTTTTTTTATCTGAACCGTGATGCTCTGCCTACAGAAGATGAACTGTATACCGAATATGCTGATGTGGTTAAAAGGCTGAAGGGTAAAACATTAACCATACGAACAATAGATTTAGGTGTAGATAAAAATCCGCGCTGGTTTGGTCCTAGTCATACGATGAATCCGGCTTTGGGATTGACCGGTATCCGTTTATGTCTGGCTGAACCTGTGATGTTCCGTACTCAGATGCGGGCAATTATGCGGGCTGCGGTTTTGGGGCCTGTGCGCATGATGTGGCCAATGATTTCATCAGTGACAGAGATACAGCAGTGTTTGACTCATTTAAATACAGCCAAACAACAGTTACATGATCGCTTTGAAACCTTTGATGAAAATATTCAGGTTGGGGCGATGATAGAGATTCCGTCAGCTGCACTAACAGTTAATTCTATTTTGAAGATGATTGATTTCGTTTCAGTCGGTACTAATGATTTAATTCAGTATACGCTGGCGGCAGACCGTAATGATGAAAGTGTGAGTTATTTATATCAGCCGGGTCATCCTGCGGTACTGAAATTACTGTTGCATGTTATCCGTACCGCTGCACGTCTGAATAAACCAGTATCCGTGTGCGGAGAAATGGCTGGTGATGCTCAATATACACGGTTATTGATGGCGATGGGGCTGCGCCGGTTTTCGATGAATGCAAATAATATTCTGGCGGTGAAAAATCAGATTATTCAAAGTGATCTGCTAATGCTTGAAACAGAAGTACAGAAAATATTACGTAATGATGATCCAGATAAAGCATTAAAATTACTGAAAAAATTAAATTCTTCACATGAATTATCTGAAAGTGCGGATTAAATAAATTGTTTTGTCTGACTTAGCACAGTTTAACTGCGTTTAATGATGATTTTTCTATAATATTTTTGTCAGTATTGTTTTTGCCTGACAATCAGTATTGAGTAAGTAGTGTTTTCCCGCAAATTGTCCACCGATATTCCCTCCCTTGGTATCGGTGGTTTTTTTTATTTATTTTTATTTATTTTTATATATGCTATATAAATATTAAAAATGATTCATGCAATTAATATGATATTGTAGTGTTGATGGATTAAACTCAATAACTATATTGCCAGAATGATTAATTGCAAGTTTGTGTCTTGAGTAAACTGTTATAATAGTGGCCTATTTTTATACAATAAACTGATAATTCATGATGCAAGAACATTATTGTCCCGAAAAGATTGAGCCGGCTGCACAAGCACGCTGGCAGGAATACCGTTTATTTAACGCTAAAGATTTTAGTCCGAAACCTAAATATTATTGTCTGTCGATGTTCCCTTACCCCTCAGGTAAGTTACATATGGGACATGTGCGTAACTACACTATTGGTGATGTACTGAGCCGTTATCGCTTGCTTAATGGGTTTAATGTGATGCAGCCGATGGGCTGGGATGCATTTGGTTTGCCTGCTGAAAATGCTGCAATGAAACATCAGGTAGCACCGGCACAATGGACTTATGACAACATAGCTTATATGAAAAAGCAGTTGCAGAGTTTGGGTTTTGCGATTGACTGGGAACGGGAAATTGCGACCTGTACACCGGAATATTATCGCTGGGAACAGTGGCTGTTTGTGCGTTTATTCCAGAAGGGCGTTATTTATAAGAAAAACGGAACAGTAAACTGGGATCCGGTGGATCAGACTGTACTGGCTAATGAGCAGGTTGTGGACGGTCGAGGCTGGCGTTCTGGTGCCATTGTAGAAAAACGTGAAATCCCGATGTATTACTTCAGGATTACAGATTATGCTGAAGAACTGCTCAATGGTCTGGATACACTGGAACATTGGCCTGAGCAGGTAAAAACCATGCAGCGCAACTGGATTGGCAAGTCACGCGGGATGCAGGTACGGTTTGCACTGGCTGAAGACAGTAAAGCAGGATTAACCGGTGAGTATGCAGATTTTGTACAGGTATATACCACACGTCCTGATACGCTGATGGGAGCAACTTATGTTGCTGTTGCTGCAGAACATCCGCTAGCGACAGCTGCCGCTGCTGATAACCCTCAGTTACAGCAGTTTATTGCTGAGTGCAAGGCCGGTTCTGTGGCTGAAGCAGACATGGCCACGATGGAGAAGAAAGGTATGCCTACCGGACGCTTTGCTATCAATCCGCTTAATGGCGATGTACTGCCGGTCTGGGTGGCCAATTATGTGCTGTGGGGATATGGTGATGGTGCGGTAATGGCTGTTCCGGCGCATGATGAACGTGATTTTGAATTTGCCACTAAATATCAGCTACCAGTAAAACAAGTAATTGCCTCTACGCAGAATACAGATGCTTTTAATGCAAGCGCGTGGCAGGAATGGTATGGCAGTAAAGAGCAGACACAGTGTGTTAACAGCGGTGAACTGGATGGTCTGGATTTTTATGCGGCATTTGAGCGTGTTGGTGAAATTTTACAGGCTAAAAATGCCGGTGCACCGAAAACACAATATCGCCTGCGTGACTGGGGTATTTCCCGGCAGCGTTACTGGGGTTGCCCGATTCCGATTATCCATTGTGATGATTGTGGTGATGTCACTGTTCCGGAAGAACAGTTGCCAGTTGTATTACCGGAAAATGTGGTACCGGATGGTGCCGGTTCTCCGTTAGCCAGAATGCCGGAATTTTACGAAACTACCTGTCCATGCTGTGGTAAACCGGCTCGTCGGGAAACTGACACTATGGATACTTTTGTTGAATCGAGCTGGTATGCGGTACGGTATGCATCACCACATTGCAATACCGCAATGGTGGATAAAGAGGCTGCTAATTACTGGATGAATGCAGACCAGTATATCGGTGGTATTGAACATGCTATTTTACATCTGCTCTATGCCCGTTTCTTTACAAAGTTAATGCGCGATGAGGGGCTGCTAAATGTAGATGAGCCATTTGCCCGCTTACTTACTCAGGGTATGGTGGTATGTGAAACGTATTATCGTGAAGGTGCTAATGGCAGCAAAGAATGGATTGCACCGCAAGATGTAGATTTGCAGCGGGATGATAAAGGCCGGCCTCTGGCTGCAACCCTGAAAGCAGATGGTAAACCGGTGTGTATCGGTGGCATTGAGAAAATGTCTAAATCCAAGAATAATGGTGTGGATCCGCAAGAGCTGATTGATCGCTATGGAGCGGATACTGCGCGATTGTTTATGATGTTTGCCGCACCGCCTGAGCAATCACTGGAGTGGTCAGATGCCGGGGTAGAGGGTGCGCATCGCTTCCTGCGCCGTTTGTGGCGTACTGTATATGATTATTTACAGCAGGGTGCAGGTGTAACTGCATTTACCGGCAGTCAGGATAATTTGTCTGCCGACCTGAAAGCGCTGCGGTTGAAACTGCATAGCACAGTCGCCAAAGTAACCGATGATTATGGTCGCCGGCAGCAATTTAATACCGCAATTGCTGCGGTTATGGAATTGCTGAATCAGTATGACCGGACTGATTGCACTACAGAAGCAGGGCGCGCCGTGGCACAGGAAGTGCTGGAGTGCGTATTGCGTCTGTTATGGCCGATTGTGCCTCATGTGTGTGAAATATTATGGAATGAGCTGTCTCCGCAGAAAACACTGTGGGATGCTGCATGGCCATGTGTTGATGAAGCCGCACTGGTACAGGATGAAATTACCCTGATGGTTCAGGTAAATGGTAAGCTGCGCGGACAGATTACAGTTTCTGCCGATAGTAGTAATGATGAAGTACAGGCAGCAGCATTGGCTGATCCGGCCATACAGCGATTTGTGGATGGTAAAACACCGAAAAAAGTTATTGTTGTGCCAAAACGATTAGTCAATATTGTTGTCTGATCGCATCATCCGATGAAAAAGACATGTTATTAACATGTCTTTTTTTATTACATAAATTAATTACGGCGAAATACGCCTAGATTATTTGGCGCCTGTACCATAAATAATTCAGGGTAGAGTATAGGCGATGAGATAGTCTCCCATCTTCGTACCGAATGAGCTATGACCACCAGCCATTTGTACTACATATTGTTTACCATTAACGGCATACGTCATTGGTGTAGCCTGTCCGCCGGCAGGCAAACGTGTCTGCCATAATAAATCTCCGTTACTGGTATCGTATGCACGCAGATAGTTGTCCTGAGTTGCACTGACAAACATAATATTACCCGCTGTGGATATTGAGCCACCCAGACCCGGAACGCCAATTTTTAATGGTGGTAATTCAAATAATTTCGGCAGACTGTCACGAATCGTGCCAATACGCTTTTTCCACACTACTTGGTTAGTCTGCAAATCAACACCAGCTACAAATCCCCATGCTGGTTGTTTACAAGGTAAACCTATTGGTGAAAGAAAAGGGCTAATTTCTACCCCATAAGGAGCGCCATACATCGGCTGGATACCATTCTCAGTACCGGCACCCTGTTTTTGCTGAGCCCTGTCGGGATTAGCCGGAATCAGGCGGGAAACGAAGGGCAGTCCGATTGGGTTCATCAGAGCAATTTGCCGATCCTGATTGACAGATATACCACCCCATTCAAATACCCCCAGATTACCAGGAAATACCAGTGTGCCATTTTCAGAAGGTGGTGTATAAATGCCATTATAATTTAAGCGTTTAAACTGGATGCGGCACAGAAGCTGGTCAAACATGGTTGCTCCCCACATATCTTTATCAGTCAGTTTGTCTTTCGGCATCAGACTTAAAGCTGAGAAAGGCTGAGTAGCTGCATAATGTTCACCCTGTGTCGGTTTACCATGTTTCAGAGTCTGTGGTACCGATTGTTCAGTAACTGGCACAATGGGTTGACCGGTTTCACGGTTGAGGACAAAAATATTACCGGTTTTGGTCAGCACATAAATAGCAGCAATCCGTTTACCGGATGGTATTGTAATGTCCATCAGTGAAGGCTGAGCCGGTACGTCCATATCCCAAAGATCATGGTGAGTAGTCTGAAAATGCCATAGCAGTTTACCGGTTGAGGCATTCAGTGCCACAAGAGAGTTGGCATAACGTTCTTTTAACTTATTACGGTGACCGCCCCAGATGTCCGGTGTGCTCACTCCTGTGGGTATATATACAATATTACGCTGCTGGTCGTAGGCCAGAGGTGCCCATGCATTGGGTGAATTATGCACGAAATTGGTCTTTTCACCCGGCATCGCATTCGGGTTTTCCGCACCAGTATCAAATACCCATTTTAATTGACCGTTATTGACATCATAACCACGAATTACCCCGGAAGGTTCTTTAGTTGAGAGGTTATCCGTTACCGAACCACCGATAATAATCGTACTAGGTGTTACAACAGGCGGTGAGGTCGGATTATATCCTCCCAAAAAAGCATAAGGCATTTTGGCTTGCAGATTAATTTCACCGTTATGACCGAAATCCGGACATTTCTGACCAGTCTGTGCATTGACGGCAATTAAACGGCCATCATTAACCGGTAATAAAACTTTTTGCGGACAAATAGCGGATGCGGTGGTCTCAGAACTGTGTGCTGTCGTAGCATCATAATAGCTGACACCACGACAAGTCAGATGCTGAAAAGTTCTGTTACTGCGCAATTCAGGGTCAAAACGCCATAAACGTTTGCCGGTAGTGGCATCCAGAGCATCCAGAAACTGGTGTGGTGTACAGATAAAGAGTTTCTTGCCGATTTTGATCGGTGTTAGTTCATTAGTGGTTTCTGCTGAATCATTAGTAGTTTTGAAATCACCGGTACGGTAAGTCCAGGCTACTTTAAGCTGTTTAACATTAGCGGTATTGATTTGAGTTAATGGTGAATAACGTGTTCCGCCCTGAGTACGACCATACGCCGGCCAGTCTTCTGCTGCTACACCATTATCGTCTGCCGCTGGTGCCGGCTGGAGGCGAGTAATGGTGCCATTAATTTGCTGCGGATCATGACTGATGCTGTAGAACATCACACTTAGTATCGCAATTAATGCTAATGTAATAATTAATTTTCCACTTCGTGAAGCAGATATATGCCGTGTTGGCCACGGAGTTAAAAGCCATAATCCAAACAGAAATAGCAAGTCAAAACGTGGTGCTAATGCCCAGAAATCGGTGCCGGACTCCCATAAACCCCAGATTAGTGTGATAAATAGAGTAATTGCATATAGCCACAGACAGCTACTGCGCTGATAATGGTATAGAGTTGTAAACAAACATAGAATTAGGGCAATAATGGCATAAAATGCTGAACCGCCCAGCCATATCAACCATATACCTCCTATAAGCAGATAGATAACAGTTAGCCAAAGTACTATCAAAGTCATTATTCTGGCGAGAGAAAACGATGTATATGCTTTCATAATGCGTCTGTTAGCTTATTTTTATAATAAAAATTAAAGATAAAAATTATTATAATAAACAATATATAAGATGCAAATGTATATATTAATGATTAAAAAATTTACAGTCGGAAAATTTCGAATCTGATCTTGAATCAGCAAACAGTTTTTAGAAATACAGTAATATTTTTAGCAGATTTTATTGCAAATACGGGTAATTTTTAGGAAGCAATAAAAATTAGTTTATTTTTTCAATCTGTGTAAATTGTAATGTCTAAGTGAATTCAGAATGGCTTTTCAATATTTAAATTGCTGTAACTAAGAAATAATATGGCGTAATTAATTCCGAATAATCTGATTTATTTGTTCAGATAATAAATTTTAGATCAAATAATGATTAATTTATTGTATGGATAATTAGTAAATAAACGGAGTAATTACTTTTGCTTGAATTTTTTATCTTGCGGTTACTTGAATTTTTAATTTTATTTTTGCGATTATGCAATATATATATAATTTTCTAAGGCTTATTAAATTGTTTTGCTGTATTTTTATTAATAAAAGTTTACTTATAATAAGAATAATATATTTATATTACTGATATATAAGGATAAAATTTATATTCTTTTTGGGGCTAAATATTGCATAATATATATATATTAATTATTGATTAATAAAGTAAATTTTTTTATTAAAAATATAAATTAATATGTAGAAATAGATTTATTCTTTTCAAGAATTTTAATTATGAACAATGTAAAAAATTGATTTGGGGAATAAGAATGAATAACTTTAAGCAGAAAAAATTAAATTCAATTATACATACATTAGTATTTAAACTTTCACTAGGAACCCTGGCACTACTTCCAATATCAGTAAATGCAACTACAGTTATTGATGATAATAATATCGGGAATTACAAAAAAACTGGAATTGATATCTTCGACAATGTAGAAATAAAGATAAGTAAAACAAACGACTCTGAACCACATATTGATATTGATCAGAATAGTAGAGCATGGATTGGTATTCGATCGTCTTCCAACAAATACACAACTATTACTGGCGGCGACTCATTTAAAATTAGAAGTCAGATATCTAAGAGTTATACAGATTTTTATGGTATTCACCTAGGAAATCAAACTAATTTAGTTTCAGAGACTGATCTTGACATAAATATTGGAAGTGGTAAGGGTATTTATCTAGCTGATGGAGCAATGGGCGAGTTTAGAGGGAAAGTAAATATAGAAACTGGAAACAGAAGTATAGGAATACATTCTTATACCAGTTCAGTCCCACGCCGTACAAAAAGTTTATTTAAGAATGAAGTAAAAATAAATACCAATGGTGAGGGAAGTCGGGGTATTTGGTCTCAGAGAACTCAGAGTCTAACAGCAGAAGGAAATGAACTAATTTTTAACAATAAAGCGGTGATTGATGTAAAAGATTCTTCTTCAAATCCTAATACTGCTGGAATTTATGTAGATCAATTACCACCAAAACCAGGCGCCTTCACCGGCAAAGGCGATTTTATACAATTCAATAAAGGGCTTAAACTTACTGTTGATGGTGGTACCGCAATTTCAATGAACCAGCACAAGGGTGAATTAGAGATTAGGGATACTGATGGTTCAAATGATATCCGTATTGTTGTTAAGGATCCTGAAGGCTTTAATGCGATACAAGCAATAGCTGGCAAAGTGATTATTGATGGTAAATCGGAAATTATTGGAGATATTGTTTCAAGTGAAAATGATGAGCTTCGGGATAAAGGAGTAGTTAAATTAACTCTGGCTGACGGATCAATGTTATTAAGCTCTTTGGACAATGATGGTGGTGCAGGTGAGATTAATCTTGGCCTTTTCGGTAGTCACAGCCAGTGGAAAATGACCGGCAGCTCAAATATTAACTCTCTGGAACTCAGTGATGATGCCAAAGTCAGTTTTGGTTATGATTATGCTACTCCCGATGCTGTTACCAGCCTTAACGGGAACAACGCAATGGTATTAGAAACTGATTCGTTAAAGGGTAATAATGGCGTATTTAAAATGCGAGCAGCGATTGGTAAAAATATAGATAATGATTTGCTGAAAATAACCGGATTACAACAGGCAAAGGGTAATCATAAAATTGCTGTTATTGATGCTAAAACTGGCTCCGCTACAGTAACTGGCAAAGAAAAAATTAAACTGGTTGAAACCAATGGTGGCGATGCTAAATTTAGTTTATCGTCCTCAGCAGTAGATATTGGTGGCTATGAGTTTAATACTTTAGACGAATTTGACAATTCTAATCCTGACGGTAAAGATTGGATATTGTCTGCATCTTCAAATTCTGATGGCAATCAAGGTGGGGAGACATCAGGCGGCTCAGATAGCAATAATGACAACGGGTCAGCAGGAGATTCAGGTTCAGGTATGAAACCAAAACCAAAACCAGATTCCAAACCGAATTTAACTAATACAGCGAAAAATGCGGCCAATATTCTTAATTCAAATTATTTAATGAGTTATGTTGAAACACAAACTTTATTGCAGCGTATGGGACAAATCCGTACCGATGATACAGCGAGCGGTAAAGTATGGGGGCGTATATATACAGGGAAACTGAACTCATTTAATGATAATCGGTTGTCTGGTTTTGATATGGATTATTATGGATTACAGATGGGGCTGGACCGTAAACTGAATTACGATAAAGTGAACCTATATTATGGTTTAATGGGCGGATTAAGCCGTGGTGAAGTTGATCACAACGTTGGTGACGGCAGTACTAAAAGTTATTCTCTAGGATTATATGGTACGTTACAAAGCCAGAATGGTTTTTATCTTGATGGTTTAGTCAAGTATATGCATATGACCAACAAGTTTAATACTTTGACAGGTGGTGGTTACCGAGTGAATGGTGACGGTCATACCAATGGTTTTTCTCTGGGCGCTGAAATGGGCAAACGTATCCGTCTGACTTCTGCAGAAGAGGCAGAACAGGGTTGGTATTTAGAACCACAGGCTCAGCTTACTTTTTCGCATCAGAATGGTGCCACTATTAATGCAACCAATGGGTTAAGAACCAGACTGGGTAGTTATAATTCATTAATAGGGCGGGCGAGTCTTATTTTAGGCTATACCATTCAAAACAATAAAAATCCGGTAGATATTTATTTTAAAACAGGTTATCTGAGGGAGTTTGATGGAAAAACTTCTTATACCTTTAATCGTATTGCAAAAGAAAAATATGATTTTGGTGGTAACTGGTGGGATAACGGTATAGGAATTAATGTGCGGCTGAATGGGAAACATCATATTTATGGTGATATGGTTTATTCTGCAGGAAACAAATTTAATCAGAAGCAGATTAATGCGGGATATCGTTACAACTTTTAACCAGAATGTTATTGCTGACTAAAGCTAAAATTTAGCAAAGACTGATGTTTAAAAGCAGGCTTAATCATGGTGGTGCCGGATAATTCCGGTGCCACCATTTTGGTGTTTA includes these proteins:
- a CDS encoding glucose/quinate/shikimate family membrane-bound PQQ-dependent dehydrogenase, yielding MKAYTSFSLARIMTLIVLWLTVIYLLIGGIWLIWLGGSAFYAIIALILCLFTTLYHYQRSSCLWLYAITLFITLIWGLWESGTDFWALAPRFDLLFLFGLWLLTPWPTRHISASRSGKLIITLALIAILSVMFYSISHDPQQINGTITRLQPAPAADDNGVAAEDWPAYGRTQGGTRYSPLTQINTANVKQLKVAWTYRTGDFKTTNDSAETTNELTPIKIGKKLFICTPHQFLDALDATTGKRLWRFDPELRSNRTFQHLTCRGVSYYDATTAHSSETTASAICPQKVLLPVNDGRLIAVNAQTGQKCPDFGHNGEINLQAKMPYAFLGGYNPTSPPVVTPSTIIIGGSVTDNLSTKEPSGVIRGYDVNNGQLKWVFDTGAENPNAMPGEKTNFVHNSPNAWAPLAYDQQRNIVYIPTGVSTPDIWGGHRNKLKERYANSLVALNASTGKLLWHFQTTHHDLWDMDVPAQPSLMDITIPSGKRIAAIYVLTKTGNIFVLNRETGQPIVPVTEQSVPQTLKHGKPTQGEHYAATQPFSALSLMPKDKLTDKDMWGATMFDQLLCRIQFKRLNYNGIYTPPSENGTLVFPGNLGVFEWGGISVNQDRQIALMNPIGLPFVSRLIPANPDRAQQKQGAGTENGIQPMYGAPYGVEISPFLSPIGLPCKQPAWGFVAGVDLQTNQVVWKKRIGTIRDSLPKLFELPPLKIGVPGLGGSISTAGNIMFVSATQDNYLRAYDTSNGDLLWQTRLPAGGQATPMTYAVNGKQYVVQMAGGHSSFGTKMGDYLIAYTLP
- the ptsP gene encoding phosphoenolpyruvate--protein phosphotransferase, with protein sequence MSIVLHGVAVGAGVAIGRAHLVVRGMDDVPHQELSIEEVPAEVARYEQAIKTTRRQLEQLRTDIPQNAPSELGAFISLHLMLVGDVSLSREPVDIIEAQCVNAEWALKLQTDKLSDQFDAIEDNYLRARKQDMLQVVERIFKNLIGLSTEVVTEAEDFEEDTILVAHDLSPADTVFFKDSRIAAFVTDAGGPTSHTAILGRSLDIPSVIALGYARELINEDELIIVDGTMGVVIIAPDDVILKEYRRRLREFRSLRRQLNKLKNTAATTLDGINIELLGNIESANDIKALHSLGMDGIGLYRSEFFYLNRDALPTEDELYTEYADVVKRLKGKTLTIRTIDLGVDKNPRWFGPSHTMNPALGLTGIRLCLAEPVMFRTQMRAIMRAAVLGPVRMMWPMISSVTEIQQCLTHLNTAKQQLHDRFETFDENIQVGAMIEIPSAALTVNSILKMIDFVSVGTNDLIQYTLAADRNDESVSYLYQPGHPAVLKLLLHVIRTAARLNKPVSVCGEMAGDAQYTRLLMAMGLRRFSMNANNILAVKNQIIQSDLLMLETEVQKILRNDDPDKALKLLKKLNSSHELSESAD
- the leuS gene encoding leucine--tRNA ligase, yielding MQEHYCPEKIEPAAQARWQEYRLFNAKDFSPKPKYYCLSMFPYPSGKLHMGHVRNYTIGDVLSRYRLLNGFNVMQPMGWDAFGLPAENAAMKHQVAPAQWTYDNIAYMKKQLQSLGFAIDWEREIATCTPEYYRWEQWLFVRLFQKGVIYKKNGTVNWDPVDQTVLANEQVVDGRGWRSGAIVEKREIPMYYFRITDYAEELLNGLDTLEHWPEQVKTMQRNWIGKSRGMQVRFALAEDSKAGLTGEYADFVQVYTTRPDTLMGATYVAVAAEHPLATAAAADNPQLQQFIAECKAGSVAEADMATMEKKGMPTGRFAINPLNGDVLPVWVANYVLWGYGDGAVMAVPAHDERDFEFATKYQLPVKQVIASTQNTDAFNASAWQEWYGSKEQTQCVNSGELDGLDFYAAFERVGEILQAKNAGAPKTQYRLRDWGISRQRYWGCPIPIIHCDDCGDVTVPEEQLPVVLPENVVPDGAGSPLARMPEFYETTCPCCGKPARRETDTMDTFVESSWYAVRYASPHCNTAMVDKEAANYWMNADQYIGGIEHAILHLLYARFFTKLMRDEGLLNVDEPFARLLTQGMVVCETYYREGANGSKEWIAPQDVDLQRDDKGRPLAATLKADGKPVCIGGIEKMSKSKNNGVDPQELIDRYGADTARLFMMFAAPPEQSLEWSDAGVEGAHRFLRRLWRTVYDYLQQGAGVTAFTGSQDNLSADLKALRLKLHSTVAKVTDDYGRRQQFNTAIAAVMELLNQYDRTDCTTEAGRAVAQEVLECVLRLLWPIVPHVCEILWNELSPQKTLWDAAWPCVDEAALVQDEITLMVQVNGKLRGQITVSADSSNDEVQAAALADPAIQRFVDGKTPKKVIVVPKRLVNIVV
- a CDS encoding HPr family phosphocarrier protein, with protein sequence MVKKEIEIINKLGLHARASNKFTQVASRFQCEVWVTRKDRRVNGKSIMGLMMLAAAQGSVVELETDGVDESQAMQALVELINNYFGEDE
- a CDS encoding autotransporter outer membrane beta-barrel domain-containing protein, whose translation is MNNFKQKKLNSIIHTLVFKLSLGTLALLPISVNATTVIDDNNIGNYKKTGIDIFDNVEIKISKTNDSEPHIDIDQNSRAWIGIRSSSNKYTTITGGDSFKIRSQISKSYTDFYGIHLGNQTNLVSETDLDINIGSGKGIYLADGAMGEFRGKVNIETGNRSIGIHSYTSSVPRRTKSLFKNEVKINTNGEGSRGIWSQRTQSLTAEGNELIFNNKAVIDVKDSSSNPNTAGIYVDQLPPKPGAFTGKGDFIQFNKGLKLTVDGGTAISMNQHKGELEIRDTDGSNDIRIVVKDPEGFNAIQAIAGKVIIDGKSEIIGDIVSSENDELRDKGVVKLTLADGSMLLSSLDNDGGAGEINLGLFGSHSQWKMTGSSNINSLELSDDAKVSFGYDYATPDAVTSLNGNNAMVLETDSLKGNNGVFKMRAAIGKNIDNDLLKITGLQQAKGNHKIAVIDAKTGSATVTGKEKIKLVETNGGDAKFSLSSSAVDIGGYEFNTLDEFDNSNPDGKDWILSASSNSDGNQGGETSGGSDSNNDNGSAGDSGSGMKPKPKPDSKPNLTNTAKNAANILNSNYLMSYVETQTLLQRMGQIRTDDTASGKVWGRIYTGKLNSFNDNRLSGFDMDYYGLQMGLDRKLNYDKVNLYYGLMGGLSRGEVDHNVGDGSTKSYSLGLYGTLQSQNGFYLDGLVKYMHMTNKFNTLTGGGYRVNGDGHTNGFSLGAEMGKRIRLTSAEEAEQGWYLEPQAQLTFSHQNGATINATNGLRTRLGSYNSLIGRASLILGYTIQNNKNPVDIYFKTGYLREFDGKTSYTFNRIAKEKYDFGGNWWDNGIGINVRLNGKHHIYGDMVYSAGNKFNQKQINAGYRYNF
- a CDS encoding PTS sugar transporter subunit IIA, which gives rise to MIGLMIVTHETVGQANMQLIRHIFGSVPDKVTLIGVRSSDSVESIHAEVVEKLASLDYGHGVLILTDIFGATPCNLVRRLIQSDNVILLTGLNAPMLVKALQHFTKADDVHKFADEVKAAAIAGIMTISNQDEL